The DNA window ACCGGATGGGACAACATCGCCGCCGGCCTCCGCCACCACGCCAGACACCCAGATCACGCCCTCAAATTGATCCTGACCTCATGAGACGTGACTTTTCCGGGACCCTGTCGAGCGGATGACCGCGCCGGGGTCGAACGTAATGGATGGAGTCGAGATCAGCGGCAAGACCTCTATTTGCCAGGGCTTCACCCAAAATGGGCGTAATGCCTCGGCGAAGTGGCCGTAGGCCCCGTCGTATTTGCCAGCATCGCTGTTGCAGTCCTTGCACAGGCCGTACAGGTAAATTCCGCCAAGGTCTTGGCGACCCGAACCGACCACGTGTTTGTTCGCAATCAGGCGGTACCGCTTGACTAACATCTCGTTGCCTGCGCAACGCGGCGGGACGTGTGCCTGCGACATCCGCTTCGTGACCCCACAGATTCCGCAGGGACGTTTGTCGCCGCGCTGGTGGATCAGGCCCAGAACCTGAACGGGCTTATCGCTCCGTTTCGACTTCGACGACATCCACGGCCTCAACCACGGTCATACGGAAGACGATACGTCGATGCTCGTAGCTCGCTACGACTTTTGGCTGTCGGCCGGGCCAGTCGGCTACCTCAACATCCGGCGCGGAATGCCCGCCCAAGTCGACCGTCGCGACCATCCATGGCCCCTGACCGTCACGGCCAGGTACTCGCTGTCCTGCCTGACCGCGCCCACGCGATACGCAGTCGCCATTCTCCCCGGGCCGTTCTAAATGGGCTTCAGCTCGTCGTGCCCAAAGCAGTAAGTGCCCGAAAGAGGCCCAAATTTCACGTGCACGTCGCCGTTGTCGAGAATTCCCTTAACCATGCCAACCTTCCCGTCAAAATCATCGCCGGATAAAACCACGCGCACCCGACGACCCACTTGTAGGTCGCTTGCGCTTGAACTCCCTATCGGTATCGGGGCTTTTCCCAGGCTTTCAGGCACGTCGTTCGAGGCCGGTCGCGGTCTTGGCTGAGTAGGTACGGGCGATTTGGTAATAGGTTCGGAACTGGCTACCGGGGCGGGAGCGAAGCGGTACCCACAGTGCTTGCATACCCTGGCGTCGGCGAGCACCGTCTCGGCGCAATCGGGGCACTTCTTCGTTTTTGCCTCCACATTCTGTGAAGTCCACGAGTCCACCAACTCGTCATCGGCAGCTTCTAGAGCTTGCGTCGCGATTCGCAAAAGCATTAGCGAGCCAACGGATGCCGCGGCGACGCCCGCCCCCGCAACATAGATGGCGATGCCGAAGTCCGCGAGCGTCCCCGGCTGAGTAGTGATGGGGTTTCCATCGGGACCGATTGGATAAAGAGTCCGCAAGTCCTTATTAGTGACATAGCCGACGACCAACATCGCAGCCACGACGCACAGCACGATAGGTAACCATCGAACCGACCACCTGCCCCGGCTAAGCCGATAGCCGCTAACCTGGATTTTTCATCGAATGTGGAGCTCAGGGGTGTCGTTAACGTGAAAGGTGCACTGCCGCAAGGATAATCGGAGTATTCGAGGCTCGGTTATCCAGGATGGGAGTGCACCTGTCAGATGCAGGCTACTACGGATTGGTCGAAGAATGTCCGAGTTGAGGTCCGTGGCGACGACGTGGTCGGGCACGCCGGTAACGTGATACCCCGGTTGCTGGCCGACAATCTGGGTTTGACCAGCGGTTTGTCGTCGGTGCTGTCGCGCCCAGAAGTCACCCACGACCGAGGCGCGGTGTTGCGCGATGTGGCGGTATCGATCGCCGGCGGCGCGCAGAACCTGGCCGGCACCGCGGTGCTGCGCGATCAGCACCGGTTGTTTCAGGCGGTGGCGTCGGTTCCGACGATGTGGCGGTCCCTGGGCGAGATCGACGAGCAGAGCATCACCGAGGTCACGGCCGTGCGCAACAAGGTCCGCTCTCGGGTGTGGGAGGCGATCGAGGCCCGCCACGGTGCGATCCCGGCTTCGCAGACCTGCTATGGGGACCTCGGGGACACGATCGTGATCCGCATCGACGCGTCGCTGATTCAGTCGCACAGCGATAAGCAGCACGCCGCAGGCAATTTCAAAGGCGGGTTTGGCTTCCACCCGCTGTTGGCGTGGTGTGACAACACCGGCGAACTGCTGGCGGTGATCGCCCGTGCAGGCAACGCCGGCTCGAACACCGCGGCCGATCATATCGCGATCATCGACGCCGCGATCGCGGCGATCCCGGCCAAGTGGCGCCGCAAGTTGCTGGTCACCATCGACGGCGCGGGTTCAAGCCACGCCGTCGTCGAACACCTGGAGAAACTCAATGCCCGGCCGGGGATGTCAGTGGGCTACTCGGTCGGATTCGACCTCGATGAGCGGGTCCGGGTCGCGATCGGCCAGATGCCCGATGCGGGATGGCAAGCCGCACTGGATGCCACCGGAGCGGCCCGTGACGACGCCCAGGTCGCCGAGTTGACCGGGCTGCTGCGCCACAGCACCGGAGGGGATCGGCTGGTCGGCTGGCCGGCCGGCATGCGCATCCTGGTGCGGCGCGAAGAAATCGAACACGGCACCCAGTTGTCATTGTTCGAGCAGCTGGCCGGCTACCGCTACCAGGTCCTCGCCACCTCGACTGCCGGTGGACAACCCCAGCGACTGGAAGCCCGCCACCGCGTCCACGCCCGGGTGGAGGGCTTCATCCGCACCGGCAAAGACACCGGCCTGGCCCGCTGGCCCTCACACTCGTTCGCCATCAACACCGCTTGGGTCACCGCCGTCGCGATCGCCATCGACCTGCTGTGCTGGATGCGACTGCTACTCCTGGACGGCCCACTGGCCAAAGCCGAACCCGCCACCCTGCGCTACCGGCTGCTGCACGCCGCGGCCCGGCTGATCAAACGATCCCGCTACCTGATCCTGCGGATCCCCCAAACCTGGCCCTGGGCACAAGAATTCGCCGACGCCCTCAACAGGGTCCGCGCCATACCCTGACCCACAGGCCCCTATGCCCTCTCGACCCCAAGAAAGGAGTAACCACCCCCGGGATAAAGGACCCGGCGTCACCGCACGACACGCGGCGCCGCCGCCTACCCCCAGCCTCAAAACCTCGACAAAGCTGCCGCCCCGCAGACCGCCACAGCAGAACCCGGGCCACCGTGAAATTCTGAGGCTAACGGCGATGCCCAAGGCGAGCGCGACGAGCGTCCAGCCGTCGTGCTGGATAAGAGTGTTGTCGGCAACCCTGCTAAATGTGACTATGGGTTCGACCAGCGGCAAGAACGTCGAGATATCAATCGCGACGGCACCGACGATAACTAGGCCCAGACCGAGAGGATTGTCAGACGCTGCTCTGTTCATTGCGCCCCCGCTATTCGGTAGTTCGGAGTGGTTTCGCTCCTACCGGGAGTGTGGACTGAGCGCGTGGCAGACGTGTCTACAACCTGAGGCATGTACAGGAGATTCGCAGGCGGCTTTTCTCGTGTTACGGGTTCCGAGCGCCCCTGGCCTCAGGCAACGTCGGCCTGCCCGCCGCGGATGGCGGCCGAGTGGACATGCGCAACCCCCAGGCGCCCCATGGACACCATTGGCAGCAAACGCTGGCGCCCTTCACCAGTCTCCACTTTACTGATACAAACCCGATAGATGCGCCCGGATTCAACCGGTTTAGCACGGACGCTGTGCCTACAGAAACTATTGTGCTGCAATACATTAACGGACGCACGCGGACGGTCTACTGGCGGTTGGATACGCCAGAAGGTTAGGGGTTCGAATCCCTTCGGGCGCGCTCAGGTCAGACCTTTTTGGCCGCCGTGTCGGGGCGATACCCATACGTTTGACGACACGATTCCTGTCGATCGTCGATGAGGCTGACCACCTGATTCCCGAGCAACTGCCTGTAGCTCGGGCCGTACGCTTTGGCCGTGTAACGCTACGCGGTACGCTTTGATTTGTGATCCAGGCGTTCGCCGACAAGGACACAGAGAAGCTGTTCAACGGACGCCGAGTAAAGAAGTACAGCCCGGAACTCAGCGATCGAGCGCTCCAAAAGCTTCTGATGCTCAACGCGGCCAACCAGATCAGTGATCTCAGAATGCCGCCCGGTAACCGTCTCGAAGCCTTGGGTAGTGACCGCAAAGGCCAGTACAGCGTCCCCATCAACGGCCAATACCGCATCTGCTTCGTGTGGACCGCCGCCGGCCCGCGCGACGTTCAAATCGTCGACTACCACTAGGGAAAGGACATCACTATGAGGGATATTGCGCCGGTTCACCCCGGCCGGATTCTCGCCGACCAGTACCTCGCTGACCTCGGTCTTTCACAGCGCAAGCTCGCTGATCTGATCGATGTACCGCCGCGGCGCATCAATCAGATCGTGCACGGTCAGCGTGCCATCACGCCCGACACGTCGTTGCGGCTCGGGAAGCTGTTCGGCCAGTCGGACACTTACTGGCTGAACCTCCAGAAGCACTACGACATCGAAGTCGCACGTGAAACAGCCGACTTGAGCCGCGTTCAAGTTCTGGCGTCGTAGCCACAACCAACGTGGGGGACGCGCAACCCTGTTTGCGGTCGGCGGGTCCACGTCAGTTAGTTACCTTCGAACACCGCCAGCACCCCGTCGCCGAGGCGGGCGGCGGACGACATTTCTGACGACAGTCAGGCATCCCTGCACTGCTGGCTACACGGTTCGAATCCCTTCGGGCGCGCCATAGATGCAGGTGGCAGGCACCACGAACCCCGCGTCGTTCACATCGAGGTGTGGCTCTCACCGCCGGGTCGCGAGGTAGATGGTCGCGGACGACTTGCCTCTGGTGAGGGGGTTGTCGAACCAGATATGCCTGGCCTCGACGTCGGTGAAGACGGCCTCGAGGATGGAGCTGAAGCTGTCGTCCGGTGCATCGTCGGACCACATGGCGAACGTGCCGCCGGGGGCCAGAAAAGCCGACATGGCGTGCAGGCCGTCGTAGGTGTAGAAGTCTGCGTGCGGATGGTGTAGCACGTGGCGGGGCGAGTGATCGATGTCGAGCAGGATCGCGTCATAGGTTCGGCCGGGCTGGGCAGGATCGAAGCCCACCGAGTCCGTCGTCGCCGCGAAGAAGTCCGCGCACACCAGCGCCACACGGTTGTCAGCGGCTAGGCCGGCTGTGTCAGGTAGCAGGTCGCGTTCATGCCAGCTGATGACGGCATTGGAGTATTCGACCACAGTGAGTGTCCGAATCCGGTTGCATTCCAGTGCTTCTCGCGCGGTGTAGCCAAGGCCGAGTCCACCGATTACCACGTCGAGGCCCGCTCCTGGCGTCCGTGCCAATCCCAGCCTTGCGAGTTCCCTTTCGGCGACGGTGAACAGGCTCGACATCAAGTACTCGTCATCGAGCTTGACCTCATAGACATCGGCGCGCACCGTCAGATCGAATCGGCGCCGCAGGCCTGGATTTTTCATCGAATGTGGAGCTCAGGGGTGTCGTTAACGTGAAAGGTGCACTGCCGCAAGGATAATCGGAGTATTCGAGGCTCGGTTATCCAGGATGGGAGTGCACCTGTCAGATGCAGGCTACTACGGATTGGTCGAAGAATGTCCGAGTTGAGGTCCGTGGCGACGACGTGGTCGGGCACGCCGGTAACGTGATACCCCGGTTGCTGGCCGACAATCTGGGTTTGACCAGCGGTTTGTCGTCGGTGCTGTCGCGCCCAGAAGTCACCCACGACCGAGGCGCGGTGTTGCGCGATGTGGCGGTATCGATCGCCGGCGGCGCGCAGAACCTGGCCGGCACCGCGGTGCTGCGCGATCAGCACCGGTTGTTTCAGGCGGTGGCGTCGGTTCCGACGATGTGGCGGTCCCTGGGCGAGATCGACGAGCAGAGCATCACCGAGGTCACGGCCGTGCGCAACAAGGTCCGCTCTCGGGTGTGGGAGGCGATCGAGGCCCGCCACGGTGCGATCCCGGCTTCGCAGACCTGCTATGGGGACCTCGGGGACACGATCGTGATCCGCATCGACGCGTCGCTGATTCAGTCGCACAGCGATAAGCAGCACGCCGCAGGCAATTTCAAAGGCGGGTTTGGCTTCCACCCGCTGTTGGCGTGGTGTGACAACACCGGCGAACTGCTGGCGGTGATCGCCCGTGCAGGCAACGCCGGCTCGAACACCGCGGCCGATCATATCGCGATCATCGACGCCGCGATCGCGGCGATCCCGGCCAAGTGGCGCCGCAAGTTGCTGGTCACCATCGACGGCGCGGGTTCAAGCCACGCCGTCGTCGAACACCTGGAGAAACTCAATGCCCGGCCGGGGATGTCAGTGGGCTACTCGGTCGGATTCGACCTCGATGAGCGGGTCCGGGTCGCGATCGGCCAGATGCCCGATGCGGGATGGCAAGCCGCACTGGATGCCACCGGAGCGGCCCGTGACGACGCCCAGGTCGCCGAGTTGACCGGGCTGCTGCGCCACAGCACCGGAGGGGATCGGCTGGTCGGCTGGCCGGCCGGCATGCGCATCCTGGTGCGGCGCGAAGAAATCGAACACGGCACCCAGTTGTCATTGTTCGAGCAGCTGGCCGGCTACCGCTACCAGGTCCTCGCCACCTCGACTGCCGGTGGACAACCCCAGCGACTGGAAGCCCGCCACCGCGTCCACGCCCGGGTGGAGGGCTTCATCCGCACCGGCAAAGACACCGGCCTGGCCCGCTGGCCCTCACACTCGTTCGCCATCAACACCGCTTGGGTCACCGCCGTCGCGATCGCCATCGACCTGCTGTGCTGGATGCGACTGCTACTCCTGGAC is part of the Mycobacterium sp. HUMS_12744610 genome and encodes:
- a CDS encoding zinc ribbon domain-containing protein, whose amino-acid sequence is MLVVGYVTNKDLRTLYPIGPDGNPITTQPGTLADFGIAIYVAGAGVAAASVGSLMLLRIATQALEAADDELVDSWTSQNVEAKTKKCPDCAETVLADARVCKHCGYRFAPAPVASSEPITKSPVPTQPRPRPASNDVPESLGKAPIPIGSSSASDLQVGRRVRVVLSGDDFDGKVGMVKGILDNGDVHVKFGPLSGTYCFGHDELKPI
- a CDS encoding IS1380 family transposase; amino-acid sequence: MQATTDWSKNVRVEVRGDDVVGHAGNVIPRLLADNLGLTSGLSSVLSRPEVTHDRGAVLRDVAVSIAGGAQNLAGTAVLRDQHRLFQAVASVPTMWRSLGEIDEQSITEVTAVRNKVRSRVWEAIEARHGAIPASQTCYGDLGDTIVIRIDASLIQSHSDKQHAAGNFKGGFGFHPLLAWCDNTGELLAVIARAGNAGSNTAADHIAIIDAAIAAIPAKWRRKLLVTIDGAGSSHAVVEHLEKLNARPGMSVGYSVGFDLDERVRVAIGQMPDAGWQAALDATGAARDDAQVAELTGLLRHSTGGDRLVGWPAGMRILVRREEIEHGTQLSLFEQLAGYRYQVLATSTAGGQPQRLEARHRVHARVEGFIRTGKDTGLARWPSHSFAINTAWVTAVAIAIDLLCWMRLLLLDGPLAKAEPATLRYRLLHAAARLIKRSRYLILRIPQTWPWAQEFADALNRVRAIP
- a CDS encoding type II toxin-antitoxin system RelE/ParE family toxin, with the translated sequence MIQAFADKDTEKLFNGRRVKKYSPELSDRALQKLLMLNAANQISDLRMPPGNRLEALGSDRKGQYSVPINGQYRICFVWTAAGPRDVQIVDYH
- a CDS encoding HigA family addiction module antitoxin; the protein is MRDIAPVHPGRILADQYLADLGLSQRKLADLIDVPPRRINQIVHGQRAITPDTSLRLGKLFGQSDTYWLNLQKHYDIEVARETADLSRVQVLAS
- a CDS encoding spermidine synthase, whose protein sequence is MRADVYEVKLDDEYLMSSLFTVAERELARLGLARTPGAGLDVVIGGLGLGYTAREALECNRIRTLTVVEYSNAVISWHERDLLPDTAGLAADNRVALVCADFFAATTDSVGFDPAQPGRTYDAILLDIDHSPRHVLHHPHADFYTYDGLHAMSAFLAPGGTFAMWSDDAPDDSFSSILEAVFTDVEARHIWFDNPLTRGKSSATIYLATRR
- a CDS encoding IS1380 family transposase; amino-acid sequence: MQATTDWSKNVRVEVRGDDVVGHAGNVIPRLLADNLGLTSGLSSVLSRPEVTHDRGAVLRDVAVSIAGGAQNLAGTAVLRDQHRLFQAVASVPTMWRSLGEIDEQSITEVTAVRNKVRSRVWEAIEARHGAIPASQTCYGDLGDTIVIRIDASLIQSHSDKQHAAGNFKGGFGFHPLLAWCDNTGELLAVIARAGNAGSNTAADHIAIIDAAIAAIPAKWRRKLLVTIDGAGSSHAVVEHLEKLNARPGMSVGYSVGFDLDERVRVAIGQMPDAGWQAALDATGAARDDAQVAELTGLLRHSTGGDRLVGWPAGMRILVRREEIEHGTQLSLFEQLAGYRYQVLATSTAGGQPQRLEARHRVHARVEGFIRTGKDTGLARWPSHSFAINTAWVTAVAIAIDLLCWMRLLLLDGPLAKAEPATLRYRLLHAAARLIKRSRYLILRIPQTWPWAQEFADALNRVRAIP